A window of the Parabacteroides merdae ATCC 43184 genome harbors these coding sequences:
- a CDS encoding TolC family protein — MKRFILTIALLSSALVAGAQTSIEEVLRSVETNNKELQANRQMVTAQKLEAKLDNNLPDPTVTYSHLYGNKEGMGFTGELVASQSFDFPSLYMQRNKLSKQKGENYDRQGEEVRQQILLQAKEACLDLIFLNQQKNLLDIRRKSAEQLAALYQQRLEQGDANILETNKIELELLNVRNEVRMNEAARVNKQRELEMLNGGIAIQLTDTAYEVVELPLSFADLRQEILENDRRLLSLQSAKAVSSRQISVNKTMGLPSFELGYRMNPSSGGERFNGFLVGISIPLFSNRNNVKQAKAQNLYTDLQLESTMTAVENELLQLYNQSVALKTSIDEYGEVLESQNNLALLNKAIQAGQISMIEYFVDVTTLYQSMQNHMQLQNEYQKVMAQLYKFKL, encoded by the coding sequence ATGAAACGATTCATATTAACAATAGCATTGCTTTCTTCTGCATTGGTGGCCGGGGCGCAAACTTCCATCGAGGAAGTGCTCCGGAGTGTAGAGACCAATAACAAGGAATTGCAGGCAAACCGTCAGATGGTGACGGCACAAAAGTTGGAAGCCAAACTGGACAACAACCTGCCTGATCCTACCGTTACTTATTCCCATTTGTATGGAAACAAAGAGGGAATGGGATTTACCGGTGAATTAGTCGCTTCGCAATCATTTGACTTCCCGTCTTTATATATGCAACGGAACAAACTCTCCAAGCAGAAGGGTGAAAACTACGACCGACAGGGCGAAGAAGTGCGCCAGCAGATTTTGTTGCAAGCCAAAGAAGCTTGCCTGGACTTGATCTTTCTGAATCAGCAAAAGAACCTGCTGGATATCCGTCGGAAAAGCGCCGAACAGCTTGCCGCACTCTATCAGCAACGCTTGGAACAGGGTGATGCCAATATTTTGGAAACGAACAAGATCGAACTTGAACTTTTGAACGTCCGTAACGAGGTACGCATGAACGAAGCGGCTCGTGTGAATAAACAGCGGGAGCTAGAAATGCTGAACGGGGGGATTGCTATTCAGTTGACTGATACGGCTTACGAGGTTGTGGAGCTTCCGCTCTCGTTTGCCGACCTGCGCCAGGAAATCTTGGAGAATGATCGGCGTCTGTTGTCTTTGCAAAGTGCGAAGGCCGTATCATCGAGACAAATCAGTGTCAACAAGACGATGGGGCTGCCTTCGTTTGAGTTGGGTTACCGTATGAACCCATCTTCGGGTGGCGAACGTTTCAATGGCTTTTTGGTCGGCATCAGTATTCCTCTTTTCTCAAACCGCAACAATGTGAAACAGGCGAAAGCACAGAACCTTTACACCGATTTGCAACTGGAAAGCACGATGACGGCGGTAGAGAATGAATTGCTCCAACTCTATAACCAGTCGGTAGCCTTGAAGACTTCCATCGACGAATATGGCGAAGTGCTGGAGAGCCAGAATAACCTGGCGTTGTTGAATAAGGCGATCCAAGCGGGACAAATCTCGATGATCGAATATTTTGTAGACGTCACCACGCTCTATCAGAGTATGCAGAATCATATGCAGTTGCAGAATGAATACCAGAAGGTGATGGCGCAACTGTATAAGTTCAAACTATAG
- a CDS encoding sulfide-dependent adenosine diphosphate thiazole synthase, whose translation MEQIVSTGIIDSYFAKLKSNLSIDVAIVGGGPSGIVAAYYLAKAGKKVALFDRKLAPGGGMWGGAMMFNDIVVQEEAMPIVRELGVSYKDAGNGTYIMDSVHTTSALIYGATKAGATIFNCYSVEDVVFHNDAVAGVVVNWAPVIREGMHVDPLTIMSKAVLEGTGHDCEIARVVARKNDIKLNTPTGGVIGERSLNVELGESTTVENTKEIYPGLFVSGMAANGVSGSFRMGPIFGGMLMSGKKAAELICAKLDK comes from the coding sequence ATGGAACAGATTGTTTCAACAGGAATTATCGACTCTTACTTTGCGAAGTTAAAGAGCAATTTGTCTATTGATGTCGCTATTGTCGGTGGTGGTCCTTCTGGTATCGTAGCCGCTTATTATCTGGCTAAGGCCGGAAAGAAGGTGGCTTTGTTCGACCGTAAGCTGGCCCCCGGTGGAGGTATGTGGGGGGGCGCCATGATGTTCAACGATATCGTGGTTCAGGAAGAGGCTATGCCGATCGTGCGTGAGTTGGGTGTAAGTTATAAGGATGCCGGAAACGGTACTTATATCATGGATTCCGTACACACGACCTCGGCTTTGATCTATGGTGCGACGAAAGCCGGTGCGACTATTTTCAACTGCTATTCCGTAGAAGATGTAGTGTTCCATAACGATGCCGTAGCCGGTGTGGTTGTGAACTGGGCTCCGGTTATCCGCGAAGGTATGCATGTGGACCCGCTGACAATCATGTCCAAGGCTGTCCTGGAAGGAACCGGCCACGACTGTGAAATCGCACGCGTGGTTGCTCGCAAGAACGATATCAAGCTGAATACTCCGACTGGGGGCGTGATCGGCGAACGTTCGCTGAATGTCGAGCTGGGTGAGTCTACAACCGTAGAAAATACGAAGGAAATCTATCCGGGACTGTTCGTTTCTGGTATGGCTGCCAATGGGGTGAGTGGTAGTTTCCGCATGGGGCCGATCTTTGGCGGTATGCTGATGAGCGGTAAGAAGGCGGCCGAACTTATTTGTGCTAAGCTGGACAAATAA
- a CDS encoding GAF domain-containing protein, with amino-acid sequence MAENLIINGENKRELYETLLHQLQSLTAGETDVVANMANVAAALKQTFDFFWVGFYVVKEEMLVLAPFQGPLACTRIRYGKGVCGTAWKDAQTIVVPDVEQFPGHIACSSDSRSEIVVPIVRDGKVVAVLDIDSDKLNEFDKTDAEYLERLCAILPF; translated from the coding sequence ATGGCGGAAAATTTAATAATCAACGGTGAGAACAAGCGGGAACTATATGAGACGCTGCTTCATCAATTGCAATCGCTGACAGCGGGAGAGACGGACGTCGTCGCCAATATGGCGAATGTCGCCGCTGCCCTGAAACAAACATTCGATTTCTTCTGGGTAGGCTTTTATGTGGTAAAAGAAGAGATGCTCGTGCTTGCCCCGTTCCAGGGGCCTCTTGCCTGCACGCGCATCCGGTACGGGAAAGGTGTATGCGGAACAGCCTGGAAGGATGCACAAACAATCGTTGTCCCGGACGTAGAGCAATTTCCGGGACATATCGCCTGTAGCTCGGATTCACGGTCGGAAATCGTCGTACCGATAGTCAGAGATGGAAAAGTGGTTGCCGTACTGGACATTGACAGCGACAAGCTGAACGAGTTCGACAAGACGGATGCGGAATATCTGGAACGACTTTGCGCAATCTTACCGTTTTGA
- a CDS encoding cytidylate kinase-like family protein: MDNKIILTIGRQFGSGGREVGQKLAKELGIGYYDKELMALAAKESGLSEEFFEKADEKASSGLAYAFTMGYSYMGLFPPYADVLSNDRLFLYQSDTIRNLAEKGSCVIVGRCADYILRDNPDCLSFFIHNNKENRIQRIIESQNLTVEQAEELMLKTDKSRAAYYNYYTNKEWGVASTYNFSIDVSVLGIDETVAFMKNFVERKMDKRPPHFG; this comes from the coding sequence ATGGATAATAAAATCATATTGACCATCGGCCGGCAGTTTGGCAGCGGTGGTCGCGAGGTAGGACAGAAGCTGGCAAAAGAGCTGGGCATCGGCTATTATGACAAGGAACTGATGGCGCTTGCCGCGAAGGAAAGCGGATTGAGCGAGGAGTTTTTCGAGAAAGCGGACGAGAAGGCTTCCAGTGGTTTGGCGTATGCTTTTACGATGGGCTATTCGTATATGGGGTTGTTCCCGCCGTATGCCGATGTGCTGTCTAACGACCGTTTGTTCCTGTATCAGAGCGATACGATCCGTAACCTGGCGGAAAAAGGTTCTTGTGTGATTGTCGGACGATGTGCCGACTATATCCTTCGTGACAATCCTGACTGCCTGAGTTTCTTTATTCATAACAACAAGGAAAACCGTATTCAACGGATCATCGAAAGCCAGAACCTGACGGTCGAACAGGCGGAGGAATTGATGCTGAAGACCGACAAGTCGCGTGCTGCTTATTATAACTATTATACGAATAAGGAATGGGGCGTTGCATCCACCTACAACTTTTCGATAGATGTCTCTGTCTTGGGGATAGACGAGACGGTTGCGTTCATGAAGAATTTTGTGGAACGGAAAATGGACAAGCGTCCGCCGCATTTCGGATAA
- a CDS encoding efflux RND transporter periplasmic adaptor subunit, which produces MKKIYLVWVIFAYILAGCNGNTAAHGEHEHEAHEHEEGHDHDHEGHDHEHEGHDHEHEETGEGHAGEISFKKALAEAVGLQTSKVEPGVFTDVIKTSGRVMAAQGEESTVVATVPGVVTFGNLSFVDGTAVRKGQAILSLASSSLSDGNVAAKAKYAYENAKKEYERMETLIGDKIVSAKDFEQARLNYENAKVAWEAVAGKQTANGVSVVSPINGYLKNLQVKEGDYVTVGQPLATISQNSRLVLRAEVSEKYYNYLPSIQSANFRTPYDNVTYKLSDLRGRLLSYGKASDTNSFYVPVTFEFDNKGAIIPGSFVEIYLLTAPMQNVISVPVSALIEEQGVYSVFVRVHEEAYKKVPVTLGADNGSEVQILSGLNAGDEVVTVGAYQIKLASASNAIPAHTHNH; this is translated from the coding sequence ATGAAAAAAATATATTTAGTGTGGGTGATTTTCGCCTACATCCTGGCAGGTTGCAATGGCAATACTGCGGCACATGGAGAGCATGAACATGAAGCCCACGAACACGAAGAAGGACACGACCACGATCACGAAGGGCATGACCATGAACATGAGGGACATGATCATGAACATGAAGAGACCGGAGAAGGACATGCCGGTGAAATTTCGTTTAAAAAAGCATTGGCGGAAGCAGTCGGATTGCAGACGTCTAAGGTTGAGCCGGGTGTTTTTACCGATGTGATCAAAACAAGCGGGCGGGTGATGGCTGCGCAGGGAGAGGAGTCGACTGTGGTGGCTACGGTTCCCGGTGTGGTAACATTCGGCAACCTGTCATTTGTCGATGGAACGGCTGTTCGCAAGGGACAGGCTATTCTGAGTCTTGCTTCGAGCAGTTTGTCTGACGGTAATGTGGCGGCTAAAGCCAAATATGCGTATGAGAATGCAAAGAAAGAATATGAACGTATGGAAACCCTGATAGGGGATAAGATCGTTTCTGCCAAAGATTTTGAACAGGCACGTCTGAATTACGAGAATGCGAAGGTGGCTTGGGAAGCGGTAGCAGGAAAACAGACTGCTAACGGGGTGTCGGTCGTTTCGCCAATAAACGGTTATCTGAAAAACTTGCAAGTGAAAGAGGGTGATTATGTGACGGTAGGCCAGCCGTTGGCCACGATTTCGCAGAATAGCCGCCTGGTGTTGCGTGCGGAGGTTTCAGAGAAATATTACAACTACTTGCCATCTATACAGTCCGCTAATTTCCGTACGCCGTACGATAACGTGACTTATAAACTGTCCGATCTGCGTGGACGTCTGCTTTCTTATGGCAAGGCCTCCGATACTAACTCTTTTTATGTTCCGGTTACATTCGAGTTTGATAATAAGGGAGCTATTATTCCCGGCTCGTTTGTCGAGATCTATCTGCTTACGGCTCCGATGCAGAATGTCATCAGTGTCCCTGTTTCCGCCCTTATCGAGGAGCAGGGTGTTTATTCAGTCTTTGTTCGCGTGCATGAAGAAGCCTATAAAAAGGTTCCTGTGACATTAGGTGCCGACAACGGCTCCGAAGTCCAGATATTGAGCGGCCTGAATGCAGGTGACGAAGTTGTGACGGTCGGTGCTTACCAGATCAAGCTGGCTTCTGCTTCTAATGCAATTCCCGCACATACACATAATCATTAA
- a CDS encoding efflux RND transporter permease subunit, whose protein sequence is MLNKIIYYSLHNRLVVLICSLLLMIAGTYTAFHTDVDVFPDLNAPTVVIMTEANGMAPEEVERLVTFPVETAVNGAMDVRRVRSSSTTGFSVVWVEFDWGTDIYRARQIVSEKLAVVSESLPENVGKPTLGPQSSILGEMMIIGLTVDDSKSGSRIAPTTQMDLRTIADWTIRPRLLSTGGVAQVAVIGGDIKEYQILLDPARMKHYGVSLGEVLAVTRNMNRNANGGVLYEYDNEYIIRGVLSTANAEEIGKGVVKIVGDFPVLLENIATVKIGSKSPKLGTASERAKPAVLITVTKQPNTSTIDLTEKLDAIMADLQKNLPADVHVSTDIFRQSRFIDSSIDNVKNSLFEGSFFVVIVLFLFLMNIRTTVISLVALPLSLLVSILTLHYMGLTINTMSLGGMAIAIGSLVDDAIVDVENVYKRIRENHLLPSDQQRSILEVVFDASREVRMPILNSTLIIVVSFVPLFFLSGMEGRMLVPLGIAFIVALFASTVVALTLTPVLCSYLLNRKPTDKKVEKEAWVARKLKDLYGKALNGALAHKNMVLGCTIGLFLVALGMFFTLGRSFLPPFNEGSFTINVSSLPGISLEESDEMGRRAEELLMQVPEIQTVARKTGRAELDEHALGVNVSEIEAPFVLKDRSRDAVMNDVREKLSTISGANIEIGQPISHRIDAMLSGTEANIAIKLFGTDLNLMFTVGNQIKEAIQGIPGLVDLKVEQQIERPQLTITPKRELMAQYGITLPEFEEYVNVMLGGEAVSQVYDNGKTFDLTVKTSDESRATMEDIRNLMIDAGGKKVPLSYVAEIRSVTGPNTINRENVQRKIVISGNVSERDLRSIVNEIQQKIDASIQLPEGYHIEYGGQFESEQAASRTLLLTSLMSLLVIFLLLYNEFKNAKESGVILLNLPLALIGGVFILKLTSGEVSIPAIIGFISLFGIATRNGMLLISHYTHLRTVENVPLKQAVLQGSMDRLNPILMTALSSALALIPLALNGDLPGNEIQSPMATVILGGLLTSTFLNGFIIPIVYLLMNKEDKE, encoded by the coding sequence ATGCTGAATAAGATAATATATTACTCGCTGCATAACAGGTTGGTTGTATTGATCTGTTCCTTGCTGCTGATGATTGCCGGTACGTATACCGCTTTCCATACAGATGTGGATGTGTTCCCGGATTTGAATGCGCCGACCGTTGTCATTATGACGGAGGCAAACGGTATGGCGCCAGAAGAGGTAGAGCGTCTGGTTACTTTTCCGGTAGAGACGGCTGTGAATGGTGCGATGGATGTGCGCCGTGTCCGTTCGTCTTCTACGACAGGTTTTTCTGTCGTGTGGGTTGAATTCGATTGGGGAACGGATATTTACCGGGCCCGTCAGATCGTTTCCGAAAAGTTGGCTGTCGTCAGTGAGAGCCTGCCGGAGAATGTCGGGAAACCGACGCTGGGCCCGCAGTCTTCCATTTTAGGGGAAATGATGATTATCGGGCTGACGGTTGATGATAGTAAGAGTGGTTCACGAATCGCCCCTACAACCCAAATGGACTTGCGTACGATTGCCGACTGGACCATCCGTCCGCGATTACTCTCGACGGGAGGAGTGGCACAGGTTGCCGTGATCGGTGGCGATATCAAGGAGTACCAGATATTGCTTGATCCCGCCCGCATGAAGCACTACGGTGTAAGCTTGGGTGAAGTTCTGGCCGTTACCCGCAACATGAACCGGAATGCCAATGGTGGTGTCCTTTATGAATATGATAACGAATACATCATCAGGGGTGTTCTTTCTACTGCGAATGCCGAGGAGATCGGAAAGGGAGTTGTCAAGATTGTCGGAGATTTCCCCGTTTTATTGGAAAATATCGCAACAGTGAAGATTGGCAGCAAAAGTCCGAAGCTTGGAACTGCTTCCGAACGGGCGAAACCTGCCGTGTTGATTACGGTCACGAAACAGCCGAACACCAGTACGATCGACTTGACGGAAAAGTTAGACGCGATTATGGCAGACTTGCAGAAGAACCTGCCTGCTGATGTGCACGTTTCGACCGACATATTCCGTCAGAGCCGCTTTATTGACAGCTCTATTGATAATGTGAAGAACAGTCTGTTCGAAGGCAGTTTCTTTGTTGTTATTGTTCTGTTCCTGTTCCTGATGAATATCCGTACAACGGTGATTTCGCTGGTTGCCTTGCCTCTTTCCTTGTTAGTTTCCATATTGACATTGCATTATATGGGATTGACTATTAATACCATGAGTTTGGGAGGGATGGCGATTGCTATCGGTTCGTTGGTCGATGATGCGATTGTTGATGTGGAGAATGTATATAAACGGATACGGGAAAATCATTTGTTGCCTTCCGATCAGCAACGTTCCATTTTGGAAGTTGTGTTCGATGCATCTCGCGAAGTACGTATGCCGATTTTGAATTCGACGCTCATTATCGTGGTCAGCTTCGTGCCCCTTTTCTTCCTGAGCGGGATGGAAGGGCGTATGCTGGTGCCGCTGGGGATCGCCTTTATTGTTGCGCTGTTTGCCTCTACGGTCGTGGCGTTGACATTGACTCCTGTGTTGTGCAGCTACCTGTTGAACCGGAAGCCTACAGACAAGAAAGTAGAGAAGGAGGCATGGGTGGCCCGCAAGTTGAAAGATTTGTATGGCAAAGCCTTGAATGGAGCATTGGCACATAAAAATATGGTGTTAGGGTGTACGATTGGCCTGTTTCTTGTTGCATTGGGAATGTTCTTTACGCTGGGACGTAGCTTCCTGCCGCCATTTAACGAAGGTTCGTTTACGATCAATGTAAGTTCTCTTCCGGGCATTTCCCTCGAAGAATCGGATGAGATGGGACGACGGGCAGAAGAATTGCTGATGCAGGTTCCCGAAATCCAGACTGTTGCCCGCAAGACCGGACGTGCCGAGCTTGACGAGCATGCTTTAGGGGTAAACGTATCGGAAATCGAAGCTCCGTTTGTCTTGAAAGACCGTAGCCGCGATGCGGTTATGAATGATGTCCGTGAGAAATTGTCTACCATCAGTGGAGCTAACATCGAAATAGGACAGCCTATTTCTCATCGTATCGACGCCATGCTCTCCGGTACGGAGGCGAATATCGCAATCAAATTGTTCGGTACGGACTTGAATCTGATGTTTACGGTCGGTAACCAGATCAAGGAGGCTATACAAGGAATCCCCGGTCTGGTGGACTTGAAAGTGGAACAACAGATCGAGCGTCCGCAGCTTACCATTACACCGAAGCGTGAGTTGATGGCACAATATGGCATCACGTTGCCGGAGTTTGAGGAGTATGTCAATGTCATGCTGGGGGGCGAAGCTGTCAGCCAGGTGTATGACAATGGCAAGACATTTGACCTGACGGTAAAGACTTCGGATGAAAGCCGTGCCACAATGGAGGATATCCGTAATCTGATGATCGATGCGGGTGGTAAGAAAGTCCCGTTGAGCTATGTCGCCGAAATCCGTTCCGTGACAGGTCCGAACACGATCAATCGCGAGAATGTGCAGCGTAAGATCGTGATCAGTGGTAATGTTTCCGAGCGCGACCTCCGCAGCATCGTCAATGAGATACAGCAGAAGATAGATGCTTCCATCCAGTTGCCTGAAGGCTATCATATCGAATATGGCGGGCAGTTCGAGAGTGAACAGGCTGCCAGCCGTACGTTACTGCTTACTTCGTTGATGTCTCTGTTGGTGATCTTCCTGTTGCTCTATAATGAGTTTAAGAATGCGAAAGAGAGCGGGGTTATTCTGTTGAACCTACCGTTGGCGTTGATCGGGGGTGTGTTCATCTTGAAGCTGACTTCCGGCGAGGTGAGTATTCCGGCTATTATCGGTTTCATTTCCCTGTTCGGTATTGCCACTCGTAACGGTATGTTGCTGATCAGCCATTACACGCATCTTCGGACTGTAGAGAATGTACCGTTGAAACAAGCCGTCCTGCAAGGTTCTATGGACCGTTTGAATCCTATCCTGATGACGGCGCTCAGTTCGGCTCTCGCGTTAATCCCGCTTGCGCTGAACGGCGATTTGCCAGGCAACGAGATACAAAGTCCGATGGCGACCGTTATCTTAGGAGGTCTGCTGACATCCACTTTCCTGAACGGCTTCATCATCCCGATTGTTTATTTATTAATGAATAAAGAAGATAAAGAATGA
- a CDS encoding MATE family efflux transporter, with amino-acid sequence MSKQNSPLVLGTERISKLLTQYAIPAIIAMTASSLYNMADSIFIGHGVGPLAISGLALTFPLMNLAAAFGSLVGVGASTLVSVKLGQKDYEGANKVLGNVLVLNVVLGLAFTLVFMLLLDPILYFFGASENTISYARDYMNVILIGNVITHMYLGLNAVLRSSGFPKLAMYATLASVVINCVLNPLFIFGFGWGIKGSAWATVISQVISLTGQLIHFSRPKELLHFKKGIYRLKSEIVKGILYIGMSPFLMNLCACLIVILINRGLKEHGGDMAIGAYGIVNRVVFLFIMIIMGFNQGMQPIAGYNFGARQYSRVTEVTKLTMKWAIGVATTGFLLCQLFPSVIVRMFTTDPELIEAAVYGLHIVFAVFPIVGFQMVATNFFLSIGMSKKAIFLSLTRQMLFLVPCLLILPRWFGTLGVWISIPIADTTATIVTALVLINQFRKFHSK; translated from the coding sequence ATGAGTAAACAAAATTCTCCTTTAGTGCTTGGAACCGAGCGCATCAGCAAGTTGTTGACACAGTATGCCATACCGGCCATTATCGCCATGACCGCTTCTTCGCTCTACAATATGGCAGACAGTATATTTATCGGACACGGGGTAGGACCGTTGGCGATCTCCGGCTTGGCCTTGACTTTTCCATTGATGAACCTTGCGGCTGCTTTCGGTTCTCTGGTTGGGGTGGGGGCTTCAACGCTGGTGTCCGTGAAGTTGGGACAGAAAGATTATGAAGGGGCGAACAAGGTGCTCGGAAACGTACTGGTGCTGAACGTAGTTTTGGGACTCGCATTTACGTTGGTCTTTATGTTGTTGCTCGATCCGATCCTCTATTTCTTCGGGGCGAGCGAGAACACGATTTCGTATGCCCGCGATTATATGAATGTGATCCTGATAGGAAATGTGATTACTCATATGTATCTAGGACTGAATGCGGTGTTGCGTTCTTCCGGTTTCCCTAAATTAGCGATGTATGCGACGTTGGCGTCGGTGGTGATCAACTGTGTACTGAATCCGCTTTTTATCTTCGGTTTCGGTTGGGGGATCAAGGGATCGGCATGGGCTACCGTCATCTCTCAGGTCATTTCGCTGACCGGACAGTTGATTCATTTTTCCCGTCCGAAGGAGTTGTTGCATTTCAAGAAAGGCATTTACCGGCTGAAAAGCGAAATCGTGAAGGGGATTCTTTATATCGGAATGTCACCTTTCCTGATGAATCTTTGTGCCTGTCTGATCGTAATACTGATTAACCGGGGACTGAAAGAGCATGGCGGCGATATGGCGATCGGCGCATACGGGATCGTGAACCGGGTGGTATTCCTCTTTATTATGATCATCATGGGGTTCAACCAGGGGATGCAGCCGATTGCCGGTTATAACTTCGGTGCCCGCCAATATTCGCGTGTGACGGAAGTGACGAAGTTGACGATGAAGTGGGCGATAGGGGTGGCGACAACAGGGTTTTTGCTCTGTCAGTTGTTCCCGTCGGTGATCGTCCGCATGTTTACGACCGATCCGGAGCTGATCGAGGCGGCGGTGTACGGTTTGCATATCGTCTTTGCGGTCTTTCCGATTGTCGGTTTCCAGATGGTGGCGACAAACTTTTTCCTTTCCATCGGGATGTCTAAGAAGGCGATCTTCCTTTCGCTCACCCGGCAGATGCTGTTCCTCGTTCCCTGCTTGTTGATTCTTCCCCGATGGTTCGGAACACTTGGCGTATGGATCAGCATCCCGATCGCCGACACGACAGCTACGATTGTTACGGCTCTCGTCTTGATAAACCAGTTCAGGAAGTTTCATTCTAAATAA
- a CDS encoding DUF6769 family protein, with protein MRVKKKIYQYVMLLVSIVMLISVVVPHHHHSNGLPCYKSLSAEAAHGGHGSSESHDCGCNGHNIALYTSIFSHVTDGNVNQFLFPLLVLFDYINPPVPVFYKLLFENDRAYYIESLHDTWIVSASGLRAPPYEFDL; from the coding sequence ATGAGAGTGAAAAAGAAAATATACCAATATGTGATGCTGCTTGTTAGTATCGTGATGCTTATATCGGTAGTCGTACCGCACCATCACCATAGTAACGGGTTGCCTTGCTATAAATCACTTTCAGCCGAGGCGGCTCATGGTGGGCATGGAAGTTCCGAATCACATGATTGCGGATGCAACGGGCATAACATCGCACTCTACACTTCCATTTTCTCGCATGTGACAGATGGAAACGTGAATCAGTTTCTTTTCCCTTTGCTTGTATTGTTTGATTATATAAACCCTCCTGTTCCGGTCTTTTACAAGCTCTTGTTCGAGAATGACCGGGCCTACTACATCGAGTCCCTGCATGATACGTGGATTGTTTCTGCGTCAGGGCTTCGTGCGCCTCCGTATGAATTTGATTTATAA